Sequence from the Xenorhabdus nematophila ATCC 19061 genome:
ACACACTGGTTAAATCTCTCTGCGGGTGATTCATCGTCTAACGTTTTTCTCGGCCTCTCATTAAGTTGTCGGGCAACACTGTCTAATTTTTGTTGGTTGTGAACTGATAAATCAGTTCCTTTGGGGAAATATTGCCTGAGCAATCTGTTCGTGTTTTCATTAGATCCTCGTTGCCAAGGGGAGTGGGGGTCACAAAAATACACCTGAATGTCAGTGGCTATAGTCAATGCAATGTGGTTGGTCATTTCAGATCCCCTGTCCCAGGTTAATGTTTTATAGAGTTCAATAGGTAATTTTTGGGCTTGATTTATGAGTGCAGATATTACGGTAGTCGTCTTGTTATCACTGATTTTGGCAAGCATAACAAAGCGAGAATGGCGTTCTGCCAGTGTGATGATATAGGAGTTTTTGGAACCTTGTATCAGGTCTCCTTCCCAGTGACCGGGTATGGCTCTGTCTGCAACATTGGGTGGCCTTTCGCTGATGGGTATCGCATTAGGGATTGAGCCTAACCCTTTCCCTTTAAGCGATGTTGTTCTGGATTTGCGTACTGTTCTTCTGCTTCTGAGGCACTGTTGTAGCTCTTTTTTTAATGCTCCCCGAGTTTGTATGAAAAGCGTTTTATAAATCGTTTCGTGCGACACATGCATTTCCTGATTATCGGGATAATATCGTTTCAGCCAGCCGGAGATTTGTTCTGGCGACCAGCCCCGATGCATTCACAGGGACAAACCGCATATGCGGACGGCGAACTGCCTCACAGATAGCCTGTGCATCAGCGGCATCATTTTTCCCTGATTTACCCGTCATGCGATACGGAGATACAAATTTTGCAGCCATCAGACGAGGTTCATGACCATACTGTCGAAACAATCTTGCCCAATAATGGGTTCTGTCGCATTAACGAAGCCAGTTTTAATAAACGTGGATTACTGATTATTTAGGCAACTAAATGATAAAACATGGCTGCCGGTGATAAGGGCTTTCCTGTTGGTTGAAAATATTGTCCTTTGCGTAACATGGATACAATTTCAATGCCCGCTAACAGCGTTTGGGTCCGACGAAACGATTTAAACCCGAGCATCGAACGTATTCGTCGTTTGATATTGCGATGATCTTGCTCGATTAAATTATTGAGGTATTTATTTTGTCGCACCACAATGGCTTCTTCTTCAGGTTTACCCCTATTAAGCGCTTCCCGGGCTGCTGTGTTAGCGCTACTTTTGTCGATCGTCACCCTTTCAGGTTCGCCGTGATGGCGAATGGCTCTGCGAAAAAAGCGCCGTGCTGCGGCAGCATCGCGATTGGCAGTCAGCAGGAAATCAATTGTTTGTCCGCCGGTATCAACGGCACGATAGAGATATTTCCATTGCCCTTTGATGTTGATATAGGTTTCATCCATGCGCCATCGGCGACCCACGGGACGTTTGTGCCGCCGAAAGGCGTTATCCAATAACGGAACTAAGCGAGTTACCCAACGGTGCCACGTTGAATGATCGACCTCAATACCGCGTTCAGCCATCATCTCTTCGAGATTACGTAAGCTCAAGGCATAAGCTAAGTACCCACGAACACACTGAGCCATAATATCAGTCGGATAATGGAGACGCTTGAAGGCGTTGCGAATTAAAGACATGATGAAACCACACAGTAAAAGTCGCTATTTTACCTCACTCCGCCTTAATGCGACAGAACCCAAATATATGGTAAGCTTGGTTTGGGTGAACAACCTGTCAAAACGGGTTTTATACCTGAATTAGTAAAAGAACTCACTCAACACCATTAATATGATTTATTCCTTATAAAAAACTCAAGGAAAGAAAATCCCTCCTTGAGTTTCTCATTCTTTTCTATTAAATCGGTTTCTCTATAGAATCATATAAGGTATCAAGCTGTTTAATACGTTGATGGTAACTTTGCAGCAGACAAGCCGTATCGCCTTTGCACTTCTTTCGCTGTTTCAGCCATGCTGTTTGGTTATCATACATTTCGCCTGAGACACCCATAGCAAATAACCCGCGCAAAAAGTGATATTTCACACTCATTTCTACATCGAGATCATTTAGCTTTGGGCTGGAACAAATGGCTTTTTCATCCGGTAACTGGGCTTTTGCACAATTAAAGCTGGCCGCAAAACTGAATGGAGACAGAAGAAATAACATAAGCCAGAGATATTTCATTTAATTCTCCTTATGAGGCAAAATAACAGGCCCCGGACCCGTTTGTAATTTAGGTGGAATGACTTTTTCGTAGGTGAATGACTGTGCTCTGCCGGTTGCATCCAATTTGCAGGAAAACTGAATATCGTTCCAACCCTGATCTGTCCGGTACATGCCGAGTCCAATCAGTTCAGAAGAATCGGTTAGCTTGATGCTATCCGGTGAGACATCACCCAGAAAAACCTTATCAGCGTCTTTGTGATGTTTTTGAATAACGGGTAACGCAAAGGGACGGCAAATAAACTCAGCGACTTTTTTAGTCTCAGACCAACTTTTGACATCCTTTAGTGAAGATTTATCTGTAACTTGTTTATTTATCTGTTGTTCCAGGTATTTCTGTTGATTTTTAGACAATTGAGTGGATGAGGATTGGGCGTGTATCGCGGCGGAAAAAAGCAAAAAACTCACACCGAAATAGATTAAATATTTGGAATTCAACATAGCAGGCTGACTCCGAGCAGGACGTTAATACGAGTATGACGTGAATAAAAGTATGGCATAGGTTTTTTAACTGCGCCATTTCCATTATTTCTTTTCGATTAACGCTATTTTGGGCGTATTTTTTTAATTCATTGATAGCATTAAAACAATCTCACTCTGATGAATGAGATTGTTTGGTTATTAAATTTAAATTAAACCGATTTTACTTTATTAATAACATTAAATTGAATTCATTTATTTGCTATTAAATAGACGGCTTCATAAGGTTTAATTTTCATTTCATGTTCCGGTTTTTCCGGCGATGAATAATTACTGATTAAGACCTGCCATTCTTTATTGATAAGTGAAGATTCTGGTGACCAGCATTGTGTTTCATCACTTAAATTTGCAATTACCAGCAAGTGTTGATCTTGCCAGCGGCGCAGATAGCACCACAATGACGGATGCTCTGGCAGCAGATCCTGATAATCACCGTAGGTCAGAATAGGATGCTGTTTTCTCAACCTGATTAAATCGTGATAGCAATAGAAGACCGAGTCTTTATCCTGCAAGGCCGCTTCCGTATTGATTTCTGGGTAATTACTGCAAGGTGTAATCCACGGTGTGCCTGTCGTAAAACCGGCATTTGCTGAACTATCCCACTGCATCGGTGTTCGGCTGTTGTCACGGGATTTTTGCGCC
This genomic interval carries:
- a CDS encoding IS6 family transposase, yielding MSLIRNAFKRLHYPTDIMAQCVRGYLAYALSLRNLEEMMAERGIEVDHSTWHRWVTRLVPLLDNAFRRHKRPVGRRWRMDETYINIKGQWKYLYRAVDTGGQTIDFLLTANRDAAAARRFFRRAIRHHGEPERVTIDKSSANTAAREALNRGKPEEEAIVVRQNKYLNNLIEQDHRNIKRRIRSMLGFKSFRRTQTLLAGIEIVSMLRKGQYFQPTGKPLSPAAMFYHLVA
- a CDS encoding lysozyme inhibitor LprI family protein, giving the protein MKYLWLMLFLLSPFSFAASFNCAKAQLPDEKAICSSPKLNDLDVEMSVKYHFLRGLFAMGVSGEMYDNQTAWLKQRKKCKGDTACLLQSYHQRIKQLDTLYDSIEKPI